From Thermoanaerobaculia bacterium, the proteins below share one genomic window:
- a CDS encoding acyl-CoA dehydrogenase, which yields MSPTIDEGRPLTVLTEEEQMFFDMVKDFADNEIRPLVSKMDEESHLDRALLSKLFEAGLMGIDVPEKFGGSDGTFFMSILAIEALSQVDPGVAVLVDVQNTLVNNAIRRWGTEEQQAKYFPRLTSEIVGAYALSEAGSGSDAFALRCKAEDKGDHFLLNGQKLWITNAGEADLFIIFATMDMNLGYKGITAFLVERGFEGFSVGKKEDKLGIRASSTCELVMENCRVPRENLLGEVGKGYKVAIETLNEGRIGIGSQMLGLAEGALGYTLAYTAERKQFNQALNAFQGVQFELARMHTDIESARLHVYNAARLKDAGLSFVLEAAVAKLVASEVAERVASEAVNLYGGYGFTREYPVEKFYRDSKIGQIYEGTSNMQLQTIAKAIIPK from the coding sequence ATGAGCCCCACGATTGACGAGGGTCGCCCCCTGACCGTGTTAACTGAAGAAGAACAGATGTTTTTCGATATGGTAAAGGATTTCGCCGACAACGAGATCCGCCCTCTCGTTTCCAAAATGGATGAGGAGAGCCACCTGGACAGGGCCCTTCTGTCCAAGCTCTTTGAAGCGGGGTTGATGGGGATTGATGTTCCTGAAAAATTTGGTGGATCGGATGGAACGTTTTTCATGAGCATTCTGGCCATCGAAGCGCTATCGCAGGTGGATCCGGGGGTTGCCGTCCTGGTCGATGTTCAGAACACCCTGGTCAACAACGCCATCCGTCGATGGGGGACCGAGGAACAGCAGGCGAAGTACTTTCCGAGGCTCACTTCCGAGATTGTCGGCGCGTATGCTCTTTCCGAAGCCGGATCAGGTTCGGATGCCTTTGCGCTTCGCTGTAAAGCGGAAGACAAGGGAGATCACTTTCTTTTGAACGGGCAGAAGTTATGGATCACGAACGCAGGAGAGGCGGATCTATTTATAATCTTTGCCACGATGGACATGAATCTCGGGTACAAGGGAATCACGGCCTTTCTCGTCGAGCGGGGCTTTGAAGGTTTTTCGGTCGGAAAGAAGGAAGATAAGCTCGGGATTCGGGCCTCCTCCACCTGTGAGCTCGTGATGGAAAACTGCCGGGTACCCAGGGAAAATCTTCTGGGAGAAGTAGGGAAAGGGTATAAGGTCGCCATTGAAACCCTGAACGAGGGGAGGATCGGGATCGGGTCTCAAATGCTCGGTCTGGCGGAAGGAGCCCTTGGCTATACCCTTGCCTACACGGCCGAGAGAAAGCAGTTTAACCAGGCGCTCAACGCCTTTCAGGGTGTTCAGTTTGAACTCGCCCGGATGCACACCGATATCGAATCGGCCCGCCTGCACGTGTACAATGCGGCCCGGCTCAAGGATGCCGGACTTTCCTTTGTTCTCGAAGCCGCCGTGGCTAAGCTGGTTGCCAGTGAAGTTGCCGAACGGGTTGCCTCGGAAGCGGTCAACCTGTACGGAGGATATGGATTTACCCGCGAATACCCGGTGGAGAAATT
- a CDS encoding response regulator transcription factor → MISGPEGPARLFVVDDHPIVRQEIQILLEQEGIQVCGEAGDAMTACHDIPRCAPDLVIVDLSLGRESGLTLLKQLRNLGYAMPLLVYSVHDDPFHITQAFRSGASGYVTKREVAGLLTSAIRELLAGRPYASPHVAHVMEREASGWSMPGTAHSP, encoded by the coding sequence ATGATCTCAGGCCCTGAAGGTCCGGCGCGTCTCTTTGTCGTGGATGACCATCCGATCGTCCGCCAGGAGATCCAGATTCTCCTGGAACAGGAAGGGATCCAGGTCTGCGGCGAGGCGGGCGATGCCATGACCGCATGCCACGATATCCCGCGCTGTGCACCGGACCTAGTGATCGTGGATCTTTCGCTCGGCAGGGAAAGCGGGCTTACCCTGCTGAAACAATTGAGGAATCTTGGCTATGCCATGCCCCTTCTGGTCTACTCCGTACACGATGACCCGTTTCACATTACCCAGGCCTTCCGCTCCGGAGCCTCGGGATATGTCACGAAGCGCGAAGTCGCCGGACTTTTAACGTCCGCCATCCGGGAGCTTCTGGCAGGGCGGCCGTACGCAAGCCCGCACGTCGCTCATGTCATGGAAAGAGAAGCATCCGGCTGGAGCATGCCCGGGACTGCACATTCACCGTAA